DNA from Actinomycetota bacterium:
CGAGGGCCCGATCGCGTACCACGCAGCGACGATCTGACGGCCCGGCCGGCGGAGGCCGCCTGCGCATGACCTTCCCTCTTTAGAAACGTCGCCGGTGGGGCGGTTCGGCAGCGGGCCGGGTTCTGGGCAACAAAAGCCGTGGAATCCGTGGAATCCGTGGAATCCAGGGGTTTTGTCGCCCGGTTCGCTGACTATTGCTGCGGCGGCGGCCCTCCCGGCCCGCCCACCGGGGCCGCCACCCGCGCCGGGTGCGCCGGCCGGCGCTGGCCGGGCGGCCGCCTCGCCGTCCCCGGCACCCAAGCCTCCTGGGCGCGCAGGAGCGTGCCGGCGAAGCGCACCAGGCCCGGGGCGTCCCGGAGCCGGCTCAGATGTCCTCCTGCGGGGGTCACGTGGTTGAAGGCCCCCACCAGGGTGAGGCGCGCCCGGCCCCGCCGCCGGATGGCCCGCACCAATTCGACCGACTCGATCGCCGGGGCCGCCGGGTCGAGCCGGCTGTGCAGGGCGAAGACCGGCACCCGGACGCCGTCGATGTGGGCGGCGGGGGAGAGACGCTCCAGGGTGCCGCGGATCGGCTCGGGCAGGTCGGCCACCAGGCCCACCACCCGCCGCGGGTTGCGGTTGGTGATCACGTGGTACACGGCTGCCGCCCCGGCACTCAGGCCCGCAGGATCGTCGGTTGCCAATGCCTTCTGGATGGCGCTGGCTTCCTCCCCGCCCAGGAAGCCCGCCAGCAGCGGGGTGACCTGGCCGAGTGCCGAGGCGGGTGGCGCCCACGGGTGCAGCACCCCGTCCACCACCACCGACCCCGTGGTCACCCCCTCGATCACGTGGACCAGGTCGAAATAGGTCCCGATGGTGGCCAAGGCCCGGACCCGGCCCTGGATCGACGGGCGCTCGGCCAGCGCACAGAGCGCCAGGGCGCTCCCGTAGCTGAAAGTCACCACCACCACCGGGCCGGTCTGGTCGGCCAGGGCGTCGATGGCGTCCCGGATGCGGGCGAGGTCGGCCATGTCGAGGCGCCGCTCGGCCAGGACGAGCGCCGGGGCCATGACCGTGCGCCCCACCCGGCAGAAGGCTCCGGCCAGGCCAGCGATCCGGGGGTCGGTGATGCCCCCGACGTTGGCCCCGTGGACCACCACGACGCCCGGGGCGCCGGGCCGGCCCTCGTACAGGTCGGCCTCGCCGTGGGGGAGCGAGATGCGGGTGACCCGGGGGGCGGGCGAGACCGCCGACAGGGGATGCACGGGGGACGGGAGGATCTCGCACAGCACGAGCGCACCTTTGGCGGTTCCGCGCCCGGCGGGCGTC
Protein-coding regions in this window:
- a CDS encoding alpha/beta fold hydrolase, with amino-acid sequence MGRTASLFLAGSLAALAATPAGRGTAKGALVLCEILPSPVHPLSAVSPAPRVTRISLPHGEADLYEGRPGAPGVVVVHGANVGGITDPRIAGLAGAFCRVGRTVMAPALVLAERRLDMADLARIRDAIDALADQTGPVVVVTFSYGSALALCALAERPSIQGRVRALATIGTYFDLVHVIEGVTTGSVVVDGVLHPWAPPASALGQVTPLLAGFLGGEEASAIQKALATDDPAGLSAGAAAVYHVITNRNPRRVVGLVADLPEPIRGTLERLSPAAHIDGVRVPVFALHSRLDPAAPAIESVELVRAIRRRGRARLTLVGAFNHVTPAGGHLSRLRDAPGLVRFAGTLLRAQEAWVPGTARRPPGQRRPAHPARVAAPVGGPGGPPPQQ